The genomic window ACAGCGTCGGCACGATGAACGAAGTGAACGGCTCGGCTAGCATGCCGCCGAACACGGGGATCGCCATTGCTCGAGCCACGTCGGAACCGCGACCGGTTGCGATCAAAACAGGAATTAGTGCGGCCAACGTCGTTACCGTGGTCATCATGCAAGGTCGAATGCGTTTCAACCCGGCTTCGTAAACTGTCTTGCGAATGTCGTCGACCGTTTCGACGTTGCGTTTCTTCAATAGTTGATGGATGTAGGTCGCCATCACCACGCCATCATCGACAGCTAATCCGAACAGCGCTATAAAGCCAACCCAGACGGCAGTGTTCAGTTCTACGCCCATCGTGGCAACCGCTATCATGCCGCCAGCGAACGCGACCGGGATGCCCGAGAACACCGCGAACGAAATCGAGAAGTTGCGAAATTCCAGATAGATCAAGAGCAGGTTGATGCAAATCACCAAAGGAATGATCCACATCAATCGCCGGTTGGCTTCGATCTGGTTTCGGAAGCTGCCAACGGCTTCAAGGGAGTAGCCAGCTGGCAATGACAGCCGATTGGGATCGGATGGTGGAAGCGATTGCGCTTTGCGGAGTTGTTCTTCGATCGCTGAGACCGATTCCAGGTCGCCCTTGCTGCCGTTGGTCATGAACGAAACGTGAGCGACCAGCCGGCCGTTCTCGCTGTTGATTGCACCCGGCCCCCAAGTCGTTTCCAGCGTTGCGAGTTCTTCCAATGGCACGACGGCCCCCGACTGCGTGACGACGGGCAGGCGTTTCAAACCGTCGATCTGTTCACGAAGGTCGCGGTTGTACCGCAGTCGCACGGGATAACGCTCTCGTCCTTCGACCGTCTTGATCAGATTCATCCCGCCGAGTGCCGTTTCGATGACTTGGTTCACCATCGACGAACTCATCCCGTACCGCGATGCCGCCTCACGATCGACCGTGAACTCGACGTAGGGTTTGCCAAGCACGATGTCGGGATTGACCGTGCCGGCGTTGATCAGCGGTGACTTCTTTAACTCGGCGGCGACGTCCATTGCGGCGTCGGCGAGCGTGTCCAGCTTGTCGCCGTAAACACGGATGGCCATCGGTGCCTTGATACCGGACTGCAACATCACCACGCGGCCCTCGATCGGTTGTAGCGCCGAAGCAGGCGTGACACCGGGCAATGTGGCGACGCGGTTGATTTCGTCCCACACGTCGCGAGCGGTGACGCCTTCTCGCCACTCGCTTTCGGGCTTGAGCATCACGTAGGTTTCGACCATTGCGGCTGGCGCGGGATCGAGTGCCGATTCGACGCGACCGATCTTGCCAAGCACATCTTTGACTTCGGGAATCTGACCGATCAGAACATCCTGCGTCTGCAGCACCTGCATCGCTTGCGAGAAGCTTGCCGCTGGATAGAGCGTCGGCATGTAGAACCAGCTTCCCTCGTCCAACGCGATCCAGTCGTCACTTTGCAAACCGGTGAAGACGTGTTTGGCATCGACGTAGCCGGGGAAATCATTCAGTTCGGCACCAAAGAAGTTCGCGACCTTTTCAACTGGACGAAGTACGGTCGGCATTCCGACGTAGGCTCCCACGCCGATGATCAACAGCACCAACGGAAACGAAAGTGCGAATGCTTTGTGATTGAGCGCATGTCGTAGTCGCGCTGCGTATATCCAGCGAACGAAGCGGCTGGAAGGAATCTCTTCGATCGGCCGAATTCGTTCTCGCATCAACTGCCATCCGCCAATGAACCCGATCGTGGCCGCGATCGCGGTCACAATCCAAGTTTCTAAGCCAAAGCGTTCTGCGAGCCGTGATCCCCACAAGAAATGGGACGCGGCACCGAGCAATCCGGAGAGAGACAACGCGGCAACCAGCGCGGTCGATTTTCGACGCACGCTGCTCCGCAACATCAATCGACACAAGGCGGGCACAATCGTGACGGCCGCGATCATCGCTGCAGCAATCGCAAATGTCTTGGTGTAAGCCAGCGGGGAGAACAGTTTGTAATCGCGACCGGTCAAAAAGAAGACTGGCAAGAAACTGACAATGGTTGTCGCCACGGCGGTCACGACGGCCGGTGCGACTTCGACCGTTGCTTCGTAGACGACTTCCGTTCGAGGTTGTTTGATTCTCGCCTCTTCGCTGCCAGACTCCCAATCTGAAAGATGCTGGTAGATGTTCTCCGATACAATGATCGCCATGTCGACCATCGTGCCGATCGCGATCGCAATACCCGCGAGCGACATGATATTCGCACCGACGCCGACCACTCGCATCGCAATGAACGACATCAGCACGGCTGCCGGCAAACAGATCGCGACTACGAAACTGCTGCGGATGTGCAATAGAAACAAGAGGATGATGATCGCCGTGATGATAATCTCGTCGCGTAACGCATGGGTCAGCGTCGCCATCGTCTCGTCGATCAATCCGCTGCGATCATAAACGCCATGAATGGTCACGCCGCCCAGTGAGGGTGTGATCGCGGCGATCTTGTCTTTCACGCGGTTGATGACGACTCGCGGATTTTCGCCGTATCGCATGACAACCACCCCGCCGACCGCTTCGGCTCCGTTGTAGTCCAATGCACCGCGACGAAAATCAGGCCCGATCTGCACGTTGCTAATATCGCGAACGCGTACCGGCACGCCGTCACGCTGCATGATGACAGTGTCCTCGATGTCCTCAACCGCTTTGTCCTTGTCGCCATCGCTGCCCAGGAATCCCTTGCTGCGGACGATGAATTCCATGCCCGTCGTTTCGACCGTCTTGGCACCGACATCCATGTTCGATCCCTTGATCGCCATCGCCAACTTATCCAGCGATACGTTGTGAAAGCGAAGCTTGTCGGGGTCCACTTCAATCTGATACTGGCGAACGTAACCGCCGATCGACGCGACCTCGCTGACCCCTTCGACCGCTTGCAATTCGTATTTCACAACAAAGTCTTGCAGGCTGCGAAGTTCCGCCAGTCCCATGCCTTCGTCAGGTGGCTGCAGCGTATAGTAATAAACCTGTCCCAGTCCGGTCGCATCTGGACCAAGTTGTGGCACGACCCCATCGGGTAACTGTGACGCCGCACTGCCGAGCTGCTCGGAAACTCGACTGCGTGCCCAATAGAAGTCGATCTCATCCTTGAATGTGACCTGCACGAAGCTGTAGCCGAACATGCTCTTGCCGCGCACCGACTCGGCACCGGGAACCGCGAGCAACGAAACGCTCAGTGGATAGGTGACTTGATCTTCGATGTCCTTTGGTGAGCGACCCGGCCAAGGCGTCAACACGATGACTTGATTTTCGCCAATGTTAGGAATCGCGTCGATCGGAATCGACTTGAAACTGATCCAGCCAGCGACGCTTAGACCAATGGTCAGCAAGATCACCAGCCAAGGTTCTTTAACACAAAAGCGAATAATTAGATTTAGCATGGTTCGTCTCCTTACTGCACCGTGCGAGCGATCGAGGGGATTTCGTTAAGCGGCATCGCCATATCACGAACAACTTCCCCGCACGTCAGCATTTCGCTGCCCCAATACGGGTTCTGCAAATCGCCGCCGGGCTGCATCCAGTCGCCACCGCCGCCAGGAACCATCGGACAGTAATAGTGCGTCAACTTCACAGCCGTCTTCGGCCCGCGAGCCACCGTGGCGGCTCGCAACATCGCGTGGCTGACGCCGCGATAGGCCTCGCGAGCGGTTTCTAACGAACCAACCATCCGCGCGGCGGCACGACGAGCGGTCGTAAACCGGCGTTGAGCTTCGTCAGGAACGCCGGCCGACATCTCTAGTTCCTGGAGACCCTCGATTAGCGTGTTCAAGGCAACCGGGGGCGGCGATTGGTCGGCCGCCATCGCACATTGAATTTCAAAGTAGGCGTCGTAGGTTCGATCGAAAGTCTTACCCGCGTCACTGGCCAGCAAGACGGGACTTGTGTTGGGTAGCTCCAGCGGTCCCGGTGAGTAGCTCGGTGCCTTCGTTGGGTCCATCAACGATGGGTTTCCCGCGAGTTGCATTTGCGAGTCGATCAGGAAGTTGCCGCCCGTCGCGACCGTTTCACCAGCCGCCAGCCCTTCGACGATTACCGCTTCTTGCCGATTCATCGGGCCAACGGTCACTCGGCGGATCTCAAAACGCCCCGGTTCGGTTTCGACGTAGATCACGCTGTTTTCGCCGGCCAGAAGCACGGCATCTCGCGGCACGGTAACGACTTGCTGCATTGGTAAAGGTTCTGATGCGAACCCGAGCTGCGACGTCGGCACCAAATCCATATCGCAAAGCGGACACTTACCCGGTTCGTCGCGAATGACTTGCGGGTGCATTGGGCTGATGTATTTGTTCGCCAGTGCCGGGTCGTAATCTTGGTCCATCGGGATCGCCGGCACGGTCACTCGAGCCGTTGCGTAGTCACCCGGTCGGAGCTTGCCATCGAAATTCATGATCTCGACGCGAACGCGAACCGTTCGAGTCTTCGGGTTCACCGTCGGGTCGATGAAAGCGACGCGGCCCGTGAATACTTCACCCGGTATCGACTGAATTTCCGCTTCCACTTGTTGACCGAAACGAACAGCCGATGCGTCATCGGGAAACAGATCAAGCATCAGCCACACGCTGGTCAGATCGGCGACACGATAGAGCTTTTGTCCCGTTTTGACATAGTCGCCTTCGACGGCCGACTTCTCGATCACCGTTCCGCTTTGTGGCGATTTGATGCGGATACGTGACATCGGTTCGCCGGATTTCGCGAGCTGGTCGATCTGCGTCTGCGTCATGCCCAGCTCCGCCAAATTCTCGCGAGCCATCTGGTTCAAATCGCCGTTGTCCATTTGAAACCGACCAATCTTGCCATCGGCGTCCATGCTGGTGATGAATTCGGTTTGTGCGGTGTAGAGCTGTGGACTGTATATCAACGCAAGGTCGTCGCCTTCATGGACTTTTACACCGGCGTAGTTCGCATACATCTTTTCCAAGCGACCGTCGATGTACGCACTGATGGTAGACAGCTGGCTTTCGTCGAAGTCGATCGACCCGATGGTACGGATGGTTCGATTGATGTCGCCCATCTTCGACATCGCGGTTTGAATACCGACCAATCGCCGGGCCGATGCTTCGATGGTGACCGAGATACCATCGCCGCCTCCGCCGCCGGTCGCTTCGACCAATTCCATCGCACAGACGGGGCATCGTCCAGGCTCCGTCGAAGGCGGCGTGCACATCATCGGACAGATGTACCGTTTTTCTTCGCCACCGCCGGTTTCGGTGACAAATTCTCCTTGGCCGCCCGAGAAGCCATCGGCAGTCAACCACTTCGTTCGCTGTGCGACACCGAGTAGGAAAAACACGATTCCGGCAACGACGACGACCGTTGCGGCTTGCATACCAGTGCGCACCAGCCACGTCATTCCACCACCATTTTTCCGTGCGGTCGGTTTGGCTTCAATTGGCGAGGGCGTTTCTTCGGCCACCGTTTCCACTGGCTCGCTATCGGTCGACGCATTTGCATCCACGCTGCTGACTTGGTCGTCAACTTCGGCTTCGTTAGGTTCGATTGGTTCGTCCTGATTCATGACAGTTCTCGCGGCGTTTTCCGGCACCCGTTTGTGGTTCCATCCACGAACGTCAGCTCAAGAGGTGGCTGGGCGACGATGCGACCGAGGAGATCGCATCATCGACCAGTCATCGCCTCCAGGCTATGACCGGTTCATTGTTTTGGTGACGCGATCAGATCGCGTAGGGATTACATCTGGAAAGACTTCATACGAAACGAGCGCGCAGCATCATTCGCGTGAAAGCCAACTTGAAAACGAGGAGCTACGATCGCGCAGCTCTCCTATCGAGACGACGCTAAATGCGCCAGATGCAAAGAAGCCGCTGAGAGAAATGCGGTGAGTGGTCGCCGATTGCCAACCTTGACATCAGCTGATATGGACGAATAGAAAGTCCAGCCTCGGATGCAATGTGATCCAAGTACGCAATCACGACAAATTCGCGAACCTGAGGAACAGGAACGCGATGAGGCGCAGGTGCTAGTGGTTCTGATCGAATGCCACACATGCACGATGACAACGCAACTTGGTCTGAGACCAATTTCTCTTCGTCGGATTTCGGTGGCTCGGGCACGACATCGGAGAGTTCACCGAACAGCTCGTCAGGCTTAGATTGCTCGCGGTTCTTCGTGCAGCAACTGCCGGCGTCTCCTTCTTCGCCACTACAGCAACCGCACAGATCGCCGTCGGCATTCACTTCACAGCATCTGCAGGCGTGGCAGACCGTGTTAGTCTCGCAGCATCGACCTTGAGCGCATGTTCCCCGTGCAGCCACCAGCGCCATCGGCTGAATCACTATTGGAGCGATCAGGCAAAGAATAACGGCGGTGCGAATTAGGGGGGAGTTACTCAATGTGACCTTCCGAAAAGGATACCCATGCCCGGTATATGGACTGTATCGGAATTAGGCCGAAGAGTTCAATAGGAATTAATCGGTTACGCAAACTTTAACAGCTGTAATATAGCTCATTAGGACATGGACGCCATGGATCGGCATGCTTCGAGACCCAGAAACACCCAAGCCAAACGATTGCTGCTAGCAGCAGCGGTTGCCGTGTCGACGTCTGGATGCGTCTCCCAGCGTGGAGTTCAGGTGGCAGAATCCACTACGCCGGACGTTGTGTCGCCCCCTTCGTCGGTCGCGACCAGTGACGTCGATTGGCAGCAAGTCTTTAGCGAGCCGGAAGCTGCTTCTATACAACCCGTCGGCTACAACGACGGGGTAGTGATCGCATCGCCCGCCATCTTGGCTCAACCACCCCAGGGAGACGGCAAACGAGGTTTCGGAGACTTTCTACAACTCGATCCGCCCAAAGAAGAGAAGAGGGGGACACAAGGAGTCACGGAGAGCGATGAAGAAATGGTCACGGAGTTTAAGGCTTCCGATCGCCCAGATTCCCAGACTCCCTCTCTCCCTGACCCTCATTCTGCTTCGGTCGAATATTTCGTCGGCATCGCCCTCTCACGTCACCCCAAGATTCTCGCCGCCAGGCAACGTGTCGCTGCAGCAACTAATGTCATCCCACAAGCCAAAGCTTTGCCCGATCCGACATTCAACAACACGTTCTGGCCTTTGCACGACAACGCCATTCAAACCGCGGCCGGCCGAGTAGCCAACCAGATGTCGGTCAACCAGATGGTGCCGTTTCCTGACAAGTTAAAGACCAAAGCGGTGATCGCCAGGCGTGAAGTACAAATCGCCCAAACGGAAGTGGATGCGATTGCTCGCGAGATCACTGAGTCCGTTCGTCTCGCCTACTTCGAAGTTTGGTTCGCAACCCGCGCGATCGACATCATCGAAGAAACCAAAGACCTAGTAGCCGACCTGACGGACGTTGCGGAGGCGCGTTATCGCAGCGGTGGTTCGCAACAAGACGTGCTGCGCGCCCAATTGGAAACAGATCGCCTCGACGAACAACTCATCAACCTACACAAACAAAAGCAAGTTGCTCAGGCGGACCTTGCGACGTTGCTTCAGCAGCCCGTCAGCCTTCTTCCCGAAGCATCCAATCAACTTGGCATCAGTGACGCACCGCAGCAGATCGAATCGCTAGTCGCGTTGGCTGAAGAGTGCAATCCGAAACTTCGCGGGCTCACGTGGGAGATCCAGCGTGATCGTGATAAGGAACGCTTAGCCTGCTTGCAGCAGTACCCTGATTTGAGTGTTGGATTGCACTGGGGATTAGTAAGTGACAACAACAGTGTCCTCAGCCCCGTGGCCAATGGAAACGATCAGCTCAGTTTCAGCATAGGCACAACGCTGCCAATATGGCGAGAGAAAATCAACTTTGGTATCCGCGAAGCGGCCCACCGACGCAGTAGCACGACGCGTCGACTGGAAGCCGAACGCGACGAACTGTACGGCAAGATCCGCCGCTTGATCGTCCAAGCCGATGCACTAAAGGAACAGCGTCAGATCTACGAGGGCCGCATCATCCCTCGCACCGAAGCCACACTGAAACTGGCCATCGCCGACTATCGTGGAAAGCGTACGGACTTCTTTACCCTGATTGAAACCTATCGCGAGCTACTTATGTTCGAAACTCAACTCGCACGCATCGACGCCACGTTAGCAGGCACGATCGCTCAATTGGACCGGACAGTGGGCTGCCCGTAATAAAACCGCGAAGCGATGGGCAACCGTCAAAAACCAGGAGCATGGGGCCAGAGTCGCGGCCAAGGATGCGGAGCGTCGCCAAGCTGAGCAAGTGGGAAAAAGTCGGATACCCTTAACAAATCAGGCGTTTTTTCAAGCGACTCAACAATATATCGCGACTTGGCGTTCCAATATTCAGAAGATTCAAGGACACCCCATGATTTGTCCTCTTTCATTCCGTGGATAATCCGTTGAATAGCGACAGAGCAATAGTACTGAAGATTGTCGAGTAGAAATCTTAGATGTGGAGTTTCCTCTCCTGCATGCACAATCAGGTTCCTCGCACGATAGATGCGGCAGATTTGCCATCGCAAGCGATTTTCCGAGGCGATCAACTTATCTCGGAGACGCTGCGGTCGATGGAGTTCGTGCCACAGTTGATTGACACGGAAAACCAATAGCGGGTGAGGTCTACAGAATGCAAGTAAAAATATGATGTCGGGATGATTTTTAGGTCGGGACAGAGTCAACATCATGTCCCAAGGATGAACGAAGCGGGCATTCGACCTTGGAAATCCAGAGCCGAAGTTAGTGCTCCCCTGATGTAGACCAAATTGTTGCGCTGCAATCGCCGTGTATCGAACGACTTTGTCGACTCGCCGCCAGATGAGCAGCGGCGTCATGAGCGACAGGACTCGCTCAATGATTGAACTTCCGTGGCGGCAACCTGCCAAGCACTCAAGAGTTGACCAGAGATTCACAAGCCTCACACGAGGCTCCGAACTTTTCAATGCCAAGGAGTGCAATTCCAAGGCACTAAGCACCCGATCTTCAAGCCGGTCATTGGCAATCATGTCCAAAGTTTCGATTGATTGCTCTGAGGCTCTCGACCTTGGGTACAGTCGACGAAATGCCTGTTCGGATACATCAAACACAGTGTGATCTTGATCACCAGACTTTTTGACGAGCACAAAGTCAGAGACTCTAAATGCCAGTGAATTGTGGTAGAGGTTGAACAGATCGACACCGAGACTTAGCTTTTGTTGGCTGCGTTCGACTGCACTGCGGACAGAACGAGCTTCGATATCAATTTGAACAAAATGTGCCTCAGGATTTGCACGATGAATTTGGGCAACCTGCGTCGCATCAAGCTGGTGGGCTCCAATAAGGTTGAAGCCGATTTTTCTTAGGATAGATTGAACGTCGCTGTGCCTTCCATTAACCGCGAAAACGCAGTTGTAGGTCGTGATTGACTGTTCCGCGAAACCCAGAATAGAGTCAAAAACATCGTCGGACGAGCTTGATTCATCGGGCAACCTTTCCAAGACATCGTCATCTTCTTGGGCCTGATGTATTGCGAGCGTAGCCAGGCGTCGGAGGCCAAGATAAATACGCTTTTTCTCTTCCAAAATGTTCGTTCTGCACGACAGCGTTGACTGCCGCAGCACGTGGTCGTACTCGCCTCGGCGTTGATTTAACAACTTGCAGGACGTTACGATTCGCAGAGGCGAGTCAGATTTTAGAATTCGTTGGAGTTGCCATTTGTACTCAGGGAGCTGTGCGAGCAGGTCGGCTTCTTCCGCTAGCCCCGCCTTTAGTTCGGCCTTGATATGATCGACATGCTTTGTCCAAATGGAGTCTTGGCATGCCCTGCTTGCAATATCTGTCAGTTCGACCACAAGTGTTTGCACGTTGTGCAAACGAGGCTGATAAGCGTCCGGAGTGAAAGGATCAAACAGCTCTCGCCATGCCGCTTGCAGAAAGAGGGCAGCATCGTTTCCGGCACCGAGTGAAGTTGAGTTGGGCAGCCACATTCTTCAGTTCCTACAAAAAAACGGCCCCGATGAGTAATCGGGGCCGCATGTGCTGTGGGCCAAGGGCGTTCAATCCGAAGATATTCCGCCGAAGGCCCTGATATGTTGTAGGCGAGACCTGTCTCGCGTGTTTCTGTCTGTCGTGAATGTTAGGCACTCAAGAGAACCAAGTCAAGCTATTCCGAAGCCTGATTTCAATGAATGGTTCGTTTTACAGCCTGCAATATGCCGATTCCGCCCACTCTCAACAATTGTGAAAATCGACTCAAAGGTGGCCGAACTTTACGAAAATATCACGAAGCTCCCGCCGCGCCCGATTAAGCCTCGAACCGACGGTGCCTTCGGGGATGCCGAGTGTGGCGGCGATTTCCTGGTATGACAGACCGCTCTCTTCTTTGAGCGTGAAGATTGCTCGCAATTCCGGATCGAGTTGAGCGAGTGCTTGGCGAACCATTGCAGCTCGTTCGCCTTGCTCGACGTGGTCGGTTTGCCGAACAGCCGGCTCGACCACCAGTTCTGAAGTCCGCCGATGTTTCTCGCGGCGTAGATGCTGCAGCGCTTCGTTGGTGGCCAGTCGATACAGCCACGTTTCAAACTTCGACTCGCCGCTGAACTGCTTGAGCTTCGTAAACGCTCGGACGAAAGTCTGCTGCGTCAGGTCGTCGGCGTCCTGCTGACCGACCATTCGGACCATCAAGCGAAAGACGCGATCTGCGGTGGCCTCGTAAATCTGACGAAGCGCAGCGCGATCGCCGCCGGCACCGGCCTTGACCGTTGCGTCGTCGATTGGCTCTCTGTCATGACACTCACTGCGCTGTTCCATTTGTCAGATTGTACCAATACCCAGGGGGGGTACTAGCGGCCGTCGCGTTCGGCGTCCATGGCGATTACCAACCACTGCGGTCGCGCGTGACACAGAGCAACGCGACTTTGCGTAGCAAATATTGTACTCTCCAGGCATCCGAATACCTCGGCACCGTATTTGCTTCTCCTTGTCCCATCTTGGAAAGTGAATAAGCAAACTCATTGGTCACACATTATTGACTCGGCAACTATCTCGCCGGTTCGTACGCGAGTAAACGCAGGGCATTGAAGACGACGACCAGCGTGCTGCCTTCGTGCATTGCGACTGCGGGCCCGATATTTAGGCCGAGGATTGTGGCGGGCACGAGGAAGGCGACCATGCCGAGACTCATCCAGAGGTTTTGACGAATGATGCGGCGGGTTGCGCGGCTGAGTCCGATCGCCAGCGGCAAGTGGTCGAGGTTGT from Roseimaritima ulvae includes these protein-coding regions:
- a CDS encoding efflux RND transporter periplasmic adaptor subunit codes for the protein MNQDEPIEPNEAEVDDQVSSVDANASTDSEPVETVAEETPSPIEAKPTARKNGGGMTWLVRTGMQAATVVVVAGIVFFLLGVAQRTKWLTADGFSGGQGEFVTETGGGEEKRYICPMMCTPPSTEPGRCPVCAMELVEATGGGGGDGISVTIEASARRLVGIQTAMSKMGDINRTIRTIGSIDFDESQLSTISAYIDGRLEKMYANYAGVKVHEGDDLALIYSPQLYTAQTEFITSMDADGKIGRFQMDNGDLNQMARENLAELGMTQTQIDQLAKSGEPMSRIRIKSPQSGTVIEKSAVEGDYVKTGQKLYRVADLTSVWLMLDLFPDDASAVRFGQQVEAEIQSIPGEVFTGRVAFIDPTVNPKTRTVRVRVEIMNFDGKLRPGDYATARVTVPAIPMDQDYDPALANKYISPMHPQVIRDEPGKCPLCDMDLVPTSQLGFASEPLPMQQVVTVPRDAVLLAGENSVIYVETEPGRFEIRRVTVGPMNRQEAVIVEGLAAGETVATGGNFLIDSQMQLAGNPSLMDPTKAPSYSPGPLELPNTSPVLLASDAGKTFDRTYDAYFEIQCAMAADQSPPPVALNTLIEGLQELEMSAGVPDEAQRRFTTARRAAARMVGSLETAREAYRGVSHAMLRAATVARGPKTAVKLTHYYCPMVPGGGGDWMQPGGDLQNPYWGSEMLTCGEVVRDMAMPLNEIPSIARTVQ
- a CDS encoding RNA polymerase sigma factor — encoded protein: MEQRSECHDREPIDDATVKAGAGGDRAALRQIYEATADRVFRLMVRMVGQQDADDLTQQTFVRAFTKLKQFSGESKFETWLYRLATNEALQHLRREKHRRTSELVVEPAVRQTDHVEQGERAAMVRQALAQLDPELRAIFTLKEESGLSYQEIAATLGIPEGTVGSRLNRARRELRDIFVKFGHL
- a CDS encoding TolC family protein → MDRHASRPRNTQAKRLLLAAAVAVSTSGCVSQRGVQVAESTTPDVVSPPSSVATSDVDWQQVFSEPEAASIQPVGYNDGVVIASPAILAQPPQGDGKRGFGDFLQLDPPKEEKRGTQGVTESDEEMVTEFKASDRPDSQTPSLPDPHSASVEYFVGIALSRHPKILAARQRVAAATNVIPQAKALPDPTFNNTFWPLHDNAIQTAAGRVANQMSVNQMVPFPDKLKTKAVIARREVQIAQTEVDAIAREITESVRLAYFEVWFATRAIDIIEETKDLVADLTDVAEARYRSGGSQQDVLRAQLETDRLDEQLINLHKQKQVAQADLATLLQQPVSLLPEASNQLGISDAPQQIESLVALAEECNPKLRGLTWEIQRDRDKERLACLQQYPDLSVGLHWGLVSDNNSVLSPVANGNDQLSFSIGTTLPIWREKINFGIREAAHRRSSTTRRLEAERDELYGKIRRLIVQADALKEQRQIYEGRIIPRTEATLKLAIADYRGKRTDFFTLIETYRELLMFETQLARIDATLAGTIAQLDRTVGCP
- a CDS encoding efflux RND transporter permease subunit, coding for MLNLIIRFCVKEPWLVILLTIGLSVAGWISFKSIPIDAIPNIGENQVIVLTPWPGRSPKDIEDQVTYPLSVSLLAVPGAESVRGKSMFGYSFVQVTFKDEIDFYWARSRVSEQLGSAASQLPDGVVPQLGPDATGLGQVYYYTLQPPDEGMGLAELRSLQDFVVKYELQAVEGVSEVASIGGYVRQYQIEVDPDKLRFHNVSLDKLAMAIKGSNMDVGAKTVETTGMEFIVRSKGFLGSDGDKDKAVEDIEDTVIMQRDGVPVRVRDISNVQIGPDFRRGALDYNGAEAVGGVVVMRYGENPRVVINRVKDKIAAITPSLGGVTIHGVYDRSGLIDETMATLTHALRDEIIITAIIILLFLLHIRSSFVVAICLPAAVLMSFIAMRVVGVGANIMSLAGIAIAIGTMVDMAIIVSENIYQHLSDWESGSEEARIKQPRTEVVYEATVEVAPAVVTAVATTIVSFLPVFFLTGRDYKLFSPLAYTKTFAIAAAMIAAVTIVPALCRLMLRSSVRRKSTALVAALSLSGLLGAASHFLWGSRLAERFGLETWIVTAIAATIGFIGGWQLMRERIRPIEEIPSSRFVRWIYAARLRHALNHKAFALSFPLVLLIIGVGAYVGMPTVLRPVEKVANFFGAELNDFPGYVDAKHVFTGLQSDDWIALDEGSWFYMPTLYPAASFSQAMQVLQTQDVLIGQIPEVKDVLGKIGRVESALDPAPAAMVETYVMLKPESEWREGVTARDVWDEINRVATLPGVTPASALQPIEGRVVMLQSGIKAPMAIRVYGDKLDTLADAAMDVAAELKKSPLINAGTVNPDIVLGKPYVEFTVDREAASRYGMSSSMVNQVIETALGGMNLIKTVEGRERYPVRLRYNRDLREQIDGLKRLPVVTQSGAVVPLEELATLETTWGPGAINSENGRLVAHVSFMTNGSKGDLESVSAIEEQLRKAQSLPPSDPNRLSLPAGYSLEAVGSFRNQIEANRRLMWIIPLVICINLLLIYLEFRNFSISFAVFSGIPVAFAGGMIAVATMGVELNTAVWVGFIALFGLAVDDGVVMATYIHQLLKKRNVETVDDIRKTVYEAGLKRIRPCMMTTVTTLAALIPVLIATGRGSDVARAMAIPVFGGMLAEPFTSFIVPTLYCGYLELKMRFGFQDELWDGTEAMPKEELIKAA